In Argiope bruennichi chromosome X1, qqArgBrue1.1, whole genome shotgun sequence, the genomic stretch TTGGAAGGAGCACCAGAGAAAACTCAGGGATATGAGTTTTAAatctgaatgaattttatatctgtaaataGACATTGTTTAGTACATAtctatgctaataataaagatgaatgtgtgtgggTTACAGCTCTACAGAttagatcgtttgacctacagctacaaaTTTTGTATACCTATGTACTTTGGATGGTGGGATGCACAtcggagcaattttttgaaattttagttaattaaaaattaacccgaattttggcttttttccgcgaaaacttctaaaaatattactatataataacaaattttataccattttaaaattaaaaaaaatgttttttaatgatactaatataATAGTAATGcgaatttttgctaaattttggaaatttttaaaaattattttttaccttatttctaacaatagatgagcaaataaaaatgaaaaaaaaaattctgaacacaactctcttaaaataaaattaaaactcctAATCGATGTAACATTTGTTAGGAGAGCTGAGGCATTAATGCCTATAATTTCCTTTCCTTAGTTAATGTTTCAAAGCTGCAAAACCGGAGCTTCcattatacaatttataaaatgcgGTTGACTTCGTTTAGGAATATAAATCAATCTATTTTAACTCGGATTTCTAAATGGTTAAGTAAGGAATTGCGCTTACGAAGAAAACATTGCTTGGTGACCATCTACAATCTctttatgcatattaattttcaGTAGCGAACTGGGTCTGAAAATATTAAGTGCCTGAAAACAATGGGGCTCTCTCACATCCACATTGCtatcattcagtttttataaagaacaggtaaaaatttcaaaaaaagaaagaaagaaagaaaagaaaaagaaatgcatgacgtgaaaaaaaaattggtaatgtAATTTTGGCGAttatatatgaattgaaaatctaactatataaataaaaaaggaaactcataaataatttattctctgTAGAAATTCAGACTTTCCTCAAACTTCGATCACATATGCTATAAACATAAGGAAGACTTTGTGGCAATTAATGAAATAGctaattttatcaatcaaaaataatattctcatgtatagaagatattaatttatgttttgtgCTGTCATTctagttgaataaaaatattaacatagtttttagttaaattttgtgtcattctttaagtattatttataacttatggAAAAAATGTCATccggaagatttaaaaaattcgctTGACATAgcccgtaatttttttttttttaaataagatttaaaagttttttgctgtaaataatattactattttgattaaaaataatgtatacaataaaaggattttggatagcataattataattttgtttaaaattaatattattatgaatactaatatttttatataaaaaatattacacatgtTTTTAAAAGGTGAGTTAATTTGTGTGTGCGTTGTAATTTCATCAGGTGCtgatattaagtatatttttacgTTCTTGCATGCGATATTTACACTACGTACACAACCAGAAACAAATCTGTTTTTATAACTGTTGaccttttttatgttataaacaGATCCGTGTTAAACCCTCTAAGGTTTCTTTGTATGTGAAAGTTGCAGGATCCCTCTTTCCTCATCCCAATTTACAAAactagctatttttttatttattttaattttaatctatatacaagtcattttcaatgcaaattctgacaaattgaaataaaatatttatttaattaattaaaatgtttcattaaattgttttcaaaaaattgatttcactATCTCgcttataaataattcaaaattcaattttaaaagtaatttcaaacaaaattccatAAAGAATGActcaatttttaatacagtttgaATACTGTTTTGTTATATGATCggatagtttttaaattatgaaactgcATAGCttgttagaataataaaaaaggagaatATAAAATTTACGATCGGTAATTAATTAGGATtgctaaaagaataattttcccaatttaaacaatatttgattttgtttcagTACATTCGAGTACACAACgttggtaaattaattttttcccaataatACAGctaaaaaattaagacacctcGGGGCCCCCTAGAGCTGCGATGCTCTTAGGTTATTGCCTACTTTGCCTATTTATTAATTCGGCCTtgattataagtatttaaaaattttcatacaaatactgaaaaattaaagagatttaaGCGAAAGTTTTGCGACAACTTTATAgctcattttgtatttaaaaataactagctGCTGTTTGGTTAATTTAAAGGAAGGAATATTAGGATTCTGCTTATCTCGTTctgtatagaatatttaatatttctccaCTGATCAGTtgagtaatttataaatatttttccaccaACATTTACTttcgcttttattattttcaaggagattttgacttttattatgtttatttattcattttcgatttaaaaaaaggaagtaaaattttttgtaagatttttattatatttagaacaaTACGACATGTCGGGAATTCGATGCCAGCTCCTAAACCGGTAATCGAAATTGTCTCGGAAACTTCCTTATGCTTATAGTGTTTGTGAGCGAAGTTTGAGAATTATATGGATTTCTATAAGCcggatgacattttttttctccataagttataaataatactCAAAGAACGAaacttctgaaatgaaatatGCAGGCACTGAAGACACAAGGAAAGGTTTTCAGAACCGCTTTTACGCTTTGTATAAAGAATATTGAAGCCAAACTTCAAAACGAAACTGCTGAGGTGGAAGAATTCTCCTTATTGAAAGTGCAATTAAAGGACAAATTTCAAAGATTAGAAGATTATCAGCAATCAATAGCTACGAGTTTGCTTCAGGATGAAGAGAATGAATCGTTGTTTGAAACGGATTTTGTTGAAGCCGAGAAATACCGTGATCGTTTTTTAGAAGTAATGTCACACCTGAATTTGAAATTAACCGAGAAATTGATTCCGATCAACCCaccaacaaaaataaatttcaagttacCGCAACTCCAGCTGAAGAAATTCAATGGAGGTGCTCGGGATTATTTGGCCTTTTGGAGCCAATTTCAAAAAATCCCTGCAAACCCGGGTATTCCCAACGAAAACAAGATGCAATATCTTATTCAAGCTGTTGAAGAGGGTTCGAAAGCGGAACGATTGGTGCAGAACTTTCCAGCAACGGCATCGAATTATCAATTGCCGCAACGATTTGGGAGAGATGATTTATTGGTACAAATCTATGTACGACACAATAATAATGAAGACATAGTAATGAAGAACGCTACATCTAGACGGATGAAGATAAGTTTTCCTACCCTATATGACGAGCTGGAAGGAAAGTTAAGAGCATTGGAGAGCCTGGGAAAGACAGGCGATTTCTTAACACCACTGGTGGAGAGTTGTTTGCTGGAGGAAGTGCTGATTGCATGGGACAGAAGTAGGGGTAACGAAAACGAAACCAAAAGTTCAAGATCTTTAAACGACTTTATGATTTTCTTCAGAAGGAAATAAGAAACGAAAAAATGATGCTTCGATCACGAAGCGGGTTGAGGATAAACATTGTCGAAGGAAAGAGGTTTCCATTGTGTCGGAAAAACAAACTGGTCCACCCACTGCCGCTGCTTTGGTGAGTTTAAGCAGGCCAGGTAAGAGAAATTCGAACTGTATTTTTTGTAATGGAAGGTACCCtggttttaaatgttttgatgctAGAAAAATGACTCGCCAAGAAAGGCTAAATATTTTGTCAAAGAAAGGtgcatgttttatttgttttgataagtctggtcatatttctaaatttcgtGATCAAAAATCTcgtataaaatgtaaattgtgTTCTGACACACATTATGAAATTATGTGTAAAAGGTATAACTCAAAAAAAGGTCAGAATAATATGGATGCTGGTAATCATAATTCTAATTCAGAGATGGCTCTTTCAAATGTAAGCAGAGGAAGGATAGTTTATCTGCAAACCCTTGAGCTCGTTATAGGAGGTCAGGGTCGCGAAAAACGTATTCGTCTCGTTTTTGACTCAGGTTCAATGAGTAGTCATATTAGTGATAGGATAATTAAGCAATTGGGTTTAAAGCCACACTGAGTTGAAactattattaatactttatttgagGGGAGTGAAACCAAGCAGAGGGAAAAGGGTCTGTATACTATAGAAATAAAGGCTTCAGATGAAAGTTTTTCTGTCTGCTTGGAAGCACTTTCGGAGGAAAAGATATGTGGGTTCGTGCCTAAGATAAATGATGGGATCATTTTAAGAGAATTGAAAAATCGCAAAATTGAAATTACCGATTCTGTTTGGATAATATGAAATTGATCTTTTAATTGGCGCAGATCTTTTGGGAAGTCTTTTGACTGGAGAAATTGTAGAATTAGATTGTGGTTTAACTGTGGTTCATACCAAACTAGGTTGAACTATTATGGGTAAGCAGAAGGGAACAAGCTCAATGGAAAATGTCATGACAACCCTTTCAATGCATTGCAGAAGTGTCAATTTGACGGAAATGTGGGATTTAGAATGCTTGGGAATAACTGACCCATCTCAATCACTTTGCAAGAAGAAAGCGCATAGTggacatttaaatgattttcaaaagaaattaactatttttcCATGTGGAAGATATGAGGTTGGATTACCTTGGAAATCCGATTCTAGAAATCTCCCAGACAATAAAGAATTGTGTTGTGTGCGTCATGAGAACATGGTTAAGCGTATGAAAGCTCGCGAATTCCTTTGTGAGTACCAAGAGGTTTTTGACGATTGGGAGAAACTGAAAATAATCGAACATGTCCcagaaaacgaattaaaaatgtcattatttgccACATCGTCCCgtgaaaaaaatgcaaagcaaAACCACCGAGATATGCCTTGTTTTCGACGCTTCTGCCTGCGAGAAAGGAACACCTTCCTTAAATCATTGTTTGTTTAAAGGAATTAATCTTATTTGaagtcaattcacggtcacgtgtcaggtaccaaacaaactgTTCTGCGTatgtcgggatgtctgccgataacgttgatgaaaccattgttatgttacgctagccgatcaattattaaaaacgtctgattttttttttaaaaaaaagatattattttgaattattttctccgaattttggtagttatatcattttatttcttatattaaaattttaattattattttcaatggaattattgtttttgcataattaattaacatcgctttttaattcgtttggtgccgctttattctttcctttccccaTCCCCTTGTtgtaggccgcggtggcctggtggtaaggtctcggcttcggaaccggagggtttcaggttcgtgacccgattccaccgaagaaccgtcgtgtaagggggtctgttgcacgttaaatctgtcatgaccaaacgtcctgccgctggtatggtgtggtgtggagaggcgggtgccagctcaggtgtcgtcctcgtcatctgactgcggttcaaaattacgagttccgtcccaaaatagccctagtgttgcttcaaatgggacgttaatataaccaaaccaatccccccttgttgttgtttcttatggcacttgccacggacaagctcgctgtttcgaagagcgtctcttgtttttatagtagcgtcTCAATCACAACGTTTATCCCTATGGGATGAATGAATCCATCGCAAACCGTACTTTTCATAGGTAGGACCGTTTGAGTGAGAGGGGCACCAGGGATAAGCGTTATCATTTATATGTTGAGTTGTATCCCAAGTCACAACGCTTTTCCTTGTGTTTGGGAAAGAATGGAATGATAAACGATGTGTCGACATGttagcttaaaacatatttttcagtaatctttttacttatttaatggatatttaatacaaattcctttTCATCTTTTATAAGTGTTCCATTGTGTATTATTTCACTACAGGGAATGCTGGAGAAAAATGACATAGTGTTAATCGTTCAGTACAAACGAAAAATTTTagactatttattttcttcatctggcttttacttgttttccacttttttaaaaaattacttctattGCTGTTTTTAGATAGTCCtgaatttcctgatattaatgaatcttgaaattatttaaaagtactttttgccTAATGAATGTTTTCATTGATACCTCTTCAAAGCAGGTgatttactgatttaaaaaaattaacattaatgttttaatttatattcctttacAGAAGACTTCTAAATAATATGgagacatttttttcattaaaatgtgcaCTGTTTCTGAGGGGGGGGAAATGCCTATTAAGACTTTATATGATTGTATGAATGCAGTATCTTTGTTGTCAGAGAAAAATATTCTGCTAATGATTATATTTCTCTTGACATTTCCAGGACAGGTtatgtctatattttttttataagttctaAGCTCAACATTTCTATTTGCCTTTCTATGTTatcatgaattgaaaaaataaataaaattatattctgctattgctaattttaagttatgatgtgagaacataaaataaaatttggttttactgaaagttgtatttttaaatcatagctAGTTACAAAATGCATTGATAAATTGAAGCatccagaatatatatttttaatagaataagttTCTTGATATAAACTTTCTgtagaagtattttctataatataattagtTAAGAGTAGATGTTgttaaatcagaatttaaactCAAACATTTTGgactgatattttgcattttctgcagTTCCAATTTAAAGATACATATAGCTAACTAACTTTTATGGCATAAAAATCCCATTCCCAAAACTATCATATTCTAATAtcataaatacatacatatttaaGACATTGTCAGGGAACTtcatatgttttacatttattttcctttagacaattttagttataaaatttctaaaaataactattcaatgggaaattctttttaaaaatatttttaaaaaaatctatgtaaaatattgtaatatttcatatatagtttTATGGGATCTATTTTAGAATGTACCAAgtgttcaaaaattgattattccaAAACAGTTGCAATATTGCCAATTTCagtcttaaacatttttttaattataaaaagtaacagACTATGATTTGTGAGAAAATATAATAGTGTTCAAACTACTTAGATAAATAATTCCTTCTTAcatctttctatattttattgatttttaattctcaGACTGTAATTATGGTAgtcatatttttcaattgaaatatttttttttgtattatctatTGTCTTATTCTTCATAAAGTATGCAATTTTGCATAGCATTTTTTGTATGTAGTTTGTTTCTTTAATATGTATCTTTATTCATAGCTCTTGATAGTATTAATTCcattcattaacattttacaccctaaattatagcaaaatataacaatagacatataaaaatttcatattagtatttcaatttagttacatgctaagcaatttgcttttttattatttgattttcgaaagttatttagttatatctatATCCAAGACATCTCGCATTATGCAATGTCAATGTTTGTTGGACTAACTCaatgaaatattcatatgtaaatgttttacattattatttttataaattatgagacTTAtacataattcagtaaataaacagCAGATTGtagttgttatttttattttaattactaaccATTTATCAAGACATGTTTAGTAAGCATTCAGCTAAGCAAAGTCTTAAAGATACCAATCTGTAAGTATTCTTATTCTGTTCTTTAACACTGTAACATCCctatattttatgtgaataaatatttatcctatATCTATAGGTAAGTATATTCAATGGTTACTTTGTTAACTGAGAGTACATTACAAGTTCTATGCTTAGCAGCCATTCATACCTGGTTTTGGTAATGATTTCCAAGCAAACCGAATGaaaacaaatgtataattttcttaaccATGAAATCAGctggtatataaatatttaaaacaagttttaattaaaatactttcattcatATTAACTTTGTTTCCTTGATTTTTCAAACTTGCTACAACTTGATGTTCATCCAAATTTATtatgtgttcatttttttaaaatcaagtcatAATATAAAACTATAGAAGTATATTTCTGTTCttagaaaagaacatatttttgtacatatattaataaaaaaatggaaataactattttcattatagtcttttaatatattattacataagtTTATTCAGCCTCAAAAAGTCAAATACCACAAATGAAGTTTATGAAATgctgaaataaatgcttttgcaaaatgctttgtttctaaTACAGCTACCacgctaaattttttaataattagatacaataaaccgataaaaaaaattaaactgctattgaataaaaaaattccctgaaaaattaagatttgtgtgtaaattaagttaaaaaagtattttattatgctattttccataatgataataataaaagttgatTGCAATAGATTATAgaacatcattattattaaagttttttcttaaaaatatctatgaacTATCACTGAGCTAATACCAAGTTCTCAATTCTTGAAAGATGTAGTTCTACAGATTCTCTAGATTATTTGGTATAATTTTAATACACGAGCCAAAATGTGGTATGCAGTATTTAACAAATAATGCGCAGAGTTGTAAGTTATCGTAGAGTTGTAAGTTATCTAATCCATAAAATAGAActataaaaaaactcatttattatattacttgtataaattttttttagttatttctatatttaactggagtttaaattaaaagacatattcatttatttggaaagaaatattcttactctcagtaaaattatcaattcagtacttgtaattaaattatgcttaattttttatatgattgctAATACACAgatgcatttaaacatttttttttttttttgaataatcatgcaataatttttagttgaacatagttaaaaactgaataaatattcattgattcATTACCTGTTAGTGATACCTTAACTCTTATATTTATACtgttgttgaaatataaattatacaatgcattaaatcttctgtaaataatcatgcaaaaatatattgttaaaaccgaaaaatttattttattaatgcacaaataaacatattaaatatcaatgataCTTGTGACAAATTTCTCTGATAAATTTctgtaagaaataaattctttatattaccattagtttggttttgtacttttcttttttattgtaaatttcctTTGTTTGCAGATATTTTTGTTTGCTGGCAATTTGGATGTTTCAGGTTATGCATTTCGTAAATATGCAGCACTTTTACAaattaagtaaaatctgttctcTTGATAAGGAATACATATATTCTACCTATTTACTTTTATGACATAATGAAATCAACcaagatttttcaaacaaattaataaattttgcaattattcacAAGAGGAAGAAGACAACATTACATatgaacacatttatttacattttatagttatataaagctgacaattgatgaattttattttcattactctAAACTACCTAGTTATGATGTGAACTTATTAAAGTTTAATCTAAAAATTGTGAAGTAATATAgtgttatgtattatttattttctttatttactattttatatgttgttcttcatttaattatattacattgtCAAACCAATAAGAATTTGGCCCTTGATATTTGGTTACACTTTTATTTTCCCAAGTGTTATTGCTTCATTCAAAATCCAGCATTAGTTTGTTACTTAACTATAGACTTATCAGGATATTATATTCATTCAccttaacatgaaaaaaaaaaaaaaactgttgcatGAGTTagcaagtaaaattaatttttaccaaactataatttatttgctctaatttttatttttttatatgaattcttagaacttcatttcaaaaaatttatataatgaaactatagggtgaccataaaataacttGCCTATTTAGAGGTATTtacaattaaaactaataaatagaaTGTTCATTAGTTCACAGTTGTCTCCAAACAAGGAAATTTACTTTATTGCCGTTCTTGTTTAGCATTGATTGATTGATTCGACagccatgtttggctatgttgtaaaaagtatattattcaattgaaaaatggccgtttatatatatattgaaattacaaACATGCTGAACAGTCAAgctttctatatttgtataatatattagttcaatgtcatttctgtttaaattattaattggaaaatgtagtaattttattttttttaaagtagaggTTTATTCCTTTCCTACATTCAGTGTCAATAACAAGATGcaatgttatgaatatttttaacttttaatcaacaaaaccattattattaatctttcattattttttttatattttgaaacatactgAGGAAGCTTCAGGTATGGGCATGAAATTCTTCATAATATGACTTAACAGCTAGAAAAACACTATTGAAAAAACTTATATCCTCCGATACATTAGCaggaaattacatttaaataattttatgtaattgaatataGCCTTGTATGAATTGTCTGTCACtagaaaattggatttaaatagtGCCGTGTTTTAAAAAACTgactataaaatacaattctttgcaattttaaatcattaacagCTGCagcttattttcaaataacactaATTAGGCTGATAAAAAACTTTATCAAATGgaaacattttaagtatatttacaattatgttataatttatgtaaatgattaatttgtcacaaaaaaacttaaattaccaataaaacatgaattgaaatatagttttatatcatGCATTAAAAAGGTTCCTCATGTTTTTATTGAGATTTATATGTTAAGTATAAAAGtagtttgttttatttgtatagaCGAAGGGAATAACTTGcagtaacaaaaattttattcaaagacttttgaaatttataaaatataacactaTATTGGAATATAGTAAGGTAAATCTCaatcaaacattaattttaaattaataaatctcaaaatactttcaataaaatcagAATACATGATCAGAAAATTGATTCTTGAATAAAGGCTTGTCTTGATATACAacgaaaattacaatatatactacTTATTCAACATGCTATGTTCATTATACCACTATGATATGAATGCTATTACTTAACTTTAGTGTCAGCTTCATTTAagttagatataaattaaatactgaataattgaaaataaagagagAGGAAGATCTAAGTACTTTCCCTGAGTAGTTAATTGTGATATCAAGTTGTTTTTACAGtcagcactttaaaaaaaattctaaattattattaaattatttttctaaatttatgttaatattgttttactcatttttttaaaaataaagtttacttAGATAATTAAGTTTTGGTTATATGTCATCTACtcataaaatgtgttatttaattATGACTACAGATATGAATTTCTGTTAGTTTATCaccttaaattatttagaaattataagttACAAGAATTTAACATACATATGCTTAAAACTAGAAAGCACAAGAGTAATATAATGACCAAATAAAAAAGCAGCATATATGGAATggataatgatttgttttatattcatattagaTACATGGATATAAGCAGATCATATACTGTGATATCAATATCAAATTACCTcttcatttacaattaatttatacatttctagaaattttatatgaTCTGTTTACGAAATGcatcacaagaacaaatttgtaaacagcaaaaaaatcaattacaaagatatgaaatgcgatttaaaaatagacattaattaaggaaaatttgataaattattcacactcactagataaaaaaaactttttaaaaaaagaaaaaaaccgaTATCCACATTCATGTACAAAAGCAATGACGTTTTTTCCTCATGCTCATCAAAAAACAATTCAACTGAACCGGGAAAAGtttgagctacaactcaacataTAAAAGACAACGCTTATCCCTGATGCCCCTCTCACTCACACGTACCTACCTGTGAAATGTATGTTTatgatggattcgcccatcccataTTGATAAAtgttgcgattgagacgctagtatagtagtgccaactagggctaggctcatttgcttgcacaacccctttttacaggagggccacattcacatatctcacagatagaatacccatgcccaa encodes the following:
- the LOC129959230 gene encoding uncharacterized protein LOC129959230, which translates into the protein MQALKTQGKVFRTAFTLCIKNIEAKLQNETAEVEEFSLLKVQLKDKFQRLEDYQQSIATSLLQDEENESLFETDFVEAEKYRDRFLEVMSHLNLKLTEKLIPINPPTKINFKLPQLQLKKFNGGARDYLAFWSQFQKIPANPGIPNENKMQYLIQAVEEGSKAERLVQNFPATASNYQLPQRFGRDDLLVQIYVRHNNNEDIVMKNATSRRMKISFPTLYDELEGKLRALESLGKTGDFLTPLVESCLLEEVLIAWDRKGNKKRKNDASITKRVEDKHCRRKEVSIVSEKQTGPPTAAALVSLSRPDLLGSLLTGEIVELDCGLTVVHTKLG